The genomic DNA AACGTagagaagaaataaatttgAGGGCCAGCTTTCTGCTTTGGTAGTCGCGGTTTTAAATGCTCATGCAGACTCATCTCTTGGCTCTTGCCTTCTTAAATCCCCACCCAGACATTCTCATTTCTCACTTCTCACTTCTCACTCACCTCCTTCCTCTTTCCTCTCTCGACCGTCTAATTTATTCTTCTTCATCCCAAATGGTGGTAATTTAGGGTTTATGTAGGCAAAAAGAAGGCCAGTTTATGAAACAGTAGCTGTGATATTGGCCTGGCTCACTCAGAAATTAACTGTACTTAATTTAGAGTGCTATGTTTTTAGTCTGATTGAGCCGTGCCAATATCTCGGTGCTTTTTCATTTCTCAACAGCGTTCAAAGTTCAAACTCACTCATTCATCAGTAACAAAGGTTTgttctttctatatatatatgacttCTAGATTCTGGGATAAGTTTAAAATCTCTCCCACATGCAATGCAGATTCTTCTACACTGACATGAAGCATAACCATATAGTTTATCTCGACAGAAATATTCACTGAAAAAGTAAAACACAGAAAGCAAGAATGACAAGCGAGAAACATATCCAGGAATAGTAAAACCATATTCGATAGTTCCAGTGTGAAGATGGGGACCTCCTGTTGATTCTTTCAATCTTCTAATTAATCCGAGATCATGTTCATCTAAGCTTTTCTACTAGAGCAAGATCCTAGGGTTTTTCTTTTATCAGTTTTATGCAGATTCCAGTAAACTTTaccatgaaaaaggaaaaagatcgATCCCATTTCTCTGATTATGATTTTGTCTATATATCAACATCGGGCTTCCACAAATAGACCATAGGAATACTCCATATTTCATGgaaaattaaactgattaaGTGGTTGTTCTGATTGTCCCTTACCTTTTAATAACTCAGTTACACAATGGATAATAAGACGATTAGGGCATAAGAGGCAGGCCAAGAGTAGGGTTTGACTCAAAACCTAATCAGTTCAATTTGATTCAGACTGAATTcatgttattattttagtttaatggatgatattatttattttattaataatattataaatccgataatactatttatattttcaaccAATTCAAATGAGGATTTGAACCAAACTCGAATCCAATCCTAACAAAAGGGCTCACTCTTTTTTCATCTCAAAGTTTCAGTTTCAGTGGGATGAAGATGAACAGACTCCATTTTCACATCCCATGTAATTCTGCTTTCATTGCAGCTTTGAATTTATGGAAACATTAAGAATGAGCGAGGTCTTCTTCAGAAATTAAATACATCTGAAAAGAATTCTCTTggaattctttctttcttttcaatcaGCTTTGTCTGTCGGTCGAATGCCATTTCTTCTTCGGAATTAAGTACATTCATTAAAATCACCCATCAGAGGAAACAGTTATGTTGATacaattaatgaaattataacttgaaatattattaattatatacatttcAAACCAAAATACCTAAATATTCAACTCTTGTCAGGTAGCAAGAAGCAGAAAACAGTTAGGATTTacttcactttctttttttttaaataacaggATATCTGTCtgcatttattaaataaataaatccgaGACTTTATTATTGATAAGTAATAATaacagaatattttattattgataagtaataaaatattttgataatattttattattaatgatgatgtaattgataatataatgagtaatttgattattactcTCACCTTAAGTATTGAAAGaatatcaaagtaattttaattttattataattatttccttatttattaatttttaaaaacaaaaatatcaattaatatgataactaatatgaaaaatattttaaaataattatacttaagaacatttaagtaaaataatattttaatatttttttattacctctaactaactataataattatttatacctaatcgtttttatcaaaatttattaaacatagtaataatttatatctaataattttctagataatatattttaaaaataatttttttatttttagtaataaaatattattcaaaccaaacgtTATTTGAGTCTATTAATATTAAGAGGTGGATTTACATTGAAgagttagtttgagtttaacttaaatacataaatttttgttCTAACAAGTGAGAAAACCGTCTtagaaaaagagaaggaaaaaagttatttaaGATGACGAAAAAGAAGAATCaccaaaataaaatgaaagggagaaaatttatcaaaaaaataaaatttcccgATAACTCGGTAGAAtacaatttaaacaaataacaCCAAAGATTTAAaagacaatttaaaaaattgagatattcaaataaaaacaattttgaattgACTTATGAAGGATTAAGATTGATCGACCATGCTTGCATTTATGAGAAAATTACATTACATTACATTACatgaattttctatattttatttttatattcaattttaaagcccaaaatatttattattttgtcagGAATCTTGTAAAGAGTATTTATgagaattttgtatttattgaaaaatattattgaatttttacaGTCTAAAGTGCCCTTAATTGCAACTAATGTAAATGGCACAAAACAATTAagagaattataaataaatagatccATCAGGGATATTTTGGACTTTTACACAATATCACATCAATGATACACAAAAATATacaagtaaaattatattaatatatatctattaattttgatcataatttattttaaaagttatttaattttaatatatttttttgttacttattaattacaataatattttattatcaatgataatgtaataaataatatatataataatctaattattatcaACACTTcaccaaaaatatttaagtaaattaatttattagtattttttattacctctaattaaatacaataattatctatacctacttatttttattaaatatagtaattatttatattcaatactTTTCTGagtaacttttttattttaataataaaatattatccaaatcaaatatcGTTATAGTAATCCACCGCTCTCAATGGGCTTTCACATGGAAATcttgcaaattaaattaaaatagacagAATTTATAATACATTCGACATCAACTGGGATTTATTCAGAGAAGTAATTACAAATCCCCGTTAAGTGCTCTGTTCAGAGACCATTGCTGATAACTTGTTTATTCATGTTGTTGATTCAAACTTTACAGACTTTTCTTTGCAATATTTACCCATCTCTGTTGTAAGGTAAATACATTTttgtaaagatttttttattttctgcaaATTTCACTCATGAATCAAAGTTCAGATGGGAGTCCATTTTGTCTCCAGGCAGCATACCCTCCAGCCATATCAGTAACGCCTCCATAACCCTGAAGTTGGAAGGCAAAAGCAATAGCTACATTAAATGTACTGGAATGTCGGGCCTTCACAAAAGTGCTATCGGCTCTCTTTTAGCTCAAGTAAGTTAGTGGGTCAAGTTTTTCCTCGCACTTATATACCCACGCCCAATTTAGGCCGAGAACAAACCTGCCCAAAACCTGAGAGATTGTTTTTCAATCTCAGGGTATCCACAAAAGTACCATTAAGGTTCTCATGCCCAAGAACTAATTACGAGCGAAATTTTCCTTCACACTTATTTAGTTAGACTCAACCAATGCAAGATTCCTAACATGGAGATGTTGATTTTGAAGCAAATAGGAATGTTTACTTCCTTTGtgttatgtataaattaatgtCATGAATGATTAAAAACCTAGTTAAAGCGTTAAAGCATGATGTGCTTACAGCAGCTAAAAGATCCGTAGCAGCCATGAGAGACCTTTTCCCGAGTTCACACCCCTGTAAAAACCAGATTCACATTATATCTTCCATGTTCAATGCCAATTGAAGGAGTTTGAAGGCATTAGAATTAGAGGAAATTCAGATGAAGGAACCGACAACAATGATTTCATCGTATTTTCCAAAATGAGCTGATACTTCCTTCAGGAATTCCGGATTCTTTGTCATCCCTGAGTTGAGAGACAAAAGTTTCCAAAAGAAGATCAGTTAATAGAGAAGAAACCACTAACCAGCGAGTAAATGACtaatattatgtgattttaGAGGAAAATTTCAATGGAAACCTGATCCAACCCTGTACAGATATGGAACATTAACAGCCCCAGAGACATGGCTGGCACTGAACTCTTCTGGAGTCCTACACAGAAACCGAATCATTTAACGAAGTTATATACCTACTcaatttgagtacacaaataagtgtttgcatatataaatatatacatacacacacacacctatttgtgtttattgtttattgaaacaaaagacaaaagaaGCTCTGtaaataaactttgaaaattacagGTAAGATTAAAAGCAAAACCTGACATCCAAGTAACGATGGCCTGCTTGGAGAAGCTCGTGAGCCACTCGAACAGGCACAGAAGTTGGGACCGCAGTGGCCTCCACATTCCCTCTGAGACAAGCCTTCGggctttatataaatataaacatagaAAACCCAATTCagcaacaaaaaaatttaaaaaaaaatcgacaaaattcttaatttacaCTTGTACTTACCATAGCCTCAAACTCTTGCCACTAATGCCAACATTAAATCGCTGTGAACTCACTGGTAACAAGAACAGGCCCCTGAAAAAAACGAGTTGAAACATCAAACTCAGTAAAATCAATATGACAAACTAGAGCTAACCGACCTGTGATTGAGATTCTGAGGAGAAGGAACAGAAGGGAGCGAAGAGAGAGGAGAGCTGGAAAATGAAAGTAAGGAAGCTGCTTCCATGATTGTGTTCTTCAATGAATGAATACGGATGACTGTTACGATTATTTAATGGCGAAGAAGGATCACGGTGACACCTAAGAGATGACAGTTTTATGGGGGAAAAAAACGACACGAAGGGAAACAAAAGCGGTTAAGATGTTGGGAAGGGCGCAAGAAGACTTGCAATTGCCATCTGCATGGATAAGATTCGGCCTGGAAATTGGCTGGAAGTTTTATCCTTTGAGCACATCTTGCTATGTCTGGTGACTCCCAGACACGTGGCGAATACCCAGATGCGACAATATGAGATATTGTAAATTGGAGGTGGAAATTCgctcttaaaaatttttgttggaAATGGCAagataatgatattatttatctttgcTTGCTTAACACGTGTCAGTTTTTCTAGAACAATTGACAATCTTTACGTCTGTTCTCAATTGTTTAAGAGGAAGATCGTTTCAATGCTCTAATGATCAATAGATCTGTCATACACGTTCTCAATGCTCTAATGCTAATATTGTGAAAGATTAGCTTGTCATCGCAAGGGTAACTTCTATTTGTTGAATGAAAACTCTTTTACTCActattattaaaagattaatttttattaaagatatatccgaattaaattaaactaaactcttTTGAAGTTTGAACGTTCAGTTTAattgattgataaataataatactaaaaaagataatatttctttaaaaaagaaaaatatcattaaaaatcattagagaagaaaattaattattaaaaaaaataagaatcctgaaaaaaaaaaatgtttagtgaagagaaaaaaaaaatcatcataaacaaaaaaaaaaatcgttagTAAGATGAGCTCCATTGTAGCAAATATCAATATACCCTTAAACTTGAACAGAGTCAGAGCTTCAACTCAATTTTGgattgtttgattcaaatatgaattcaaaccaaagtCAAATTCACTCAAATTAATCTTATTGGACTAATTGTTTAGTTTGAACATTGGTTATTCTTTGAATAGTGAGATATAGAATTACATATCTATAAAAccatatagatatattttttaaggataAGAGTGAATCTGATTCAAACCCATGATTggtttaaactcaaatcgaatctaATTTAAACTGGTGTGCAATATTATCTAAAGATTAATTatgatgtaaaataaaaaattcttcaaaatggTGTATAATGTGATCAACAAGATAATCAATAGACAGATAACACAAGCTATTTATACGAAGATCCAATTCACGATTAACTTGTTATAATTCtaatatgagtaatactatgtgtacccactttaagtatacaaatgtatacacactcatatgtgtcatcatatgattggttattgttttattcttaattcaatcatccaatcatataatgacacatataaatatgtatatatttatatatccaaaataattacacataattttattgttctaaTATTATTGCTTGTGTTGCACCAAACGTTCGTCCCGTTAAGAACGAGGCTTCGATCTTCAGAAACGCCACCGTACAGTAGTTTTGTACTTCTTTGATAACAACGCTGTTAAATTTGGTGTAATAAAACCATACATAATAAACgcattttacaattttaattttataataattaaacaaaaattattattgacagttatttaattttatattaattaaaaattttaactaagaaTTGTAGGGCTTTACCCCTGAGGGAACCCTTCCAGAAATTCTCAAAGGCCAGGGCAGAACCCAGGCCTAAGAGGGGGTTTGGAAATAGTTTTCAACCAGCAATAGACGCGCCTCGGTTAGAACCTCACTAGCTGCGTCATTGCCCCAAGCGCAAAGATACTTAAAACTCATTTCTCATCGCCATTTTTATAGCCATTTGCTCTCATCGAGTCACTATGCTCGCTCGATGTGgtactaaaaatataaatttcttcatcttGTGGCTCCCCAACAGAGGAAACCATACCACTATTGCTGATAGAAATGGGCCTCTGGCCCAATCAACCTTCTTACTTGAGACATTGAAGTCCGCTGggatatattcaattttttttaaggctACACATCACTTAATAGACATTAATGGAGTACCATAATTACAAGTAAATTCAAATCAACTAATTTAgtgatttatttgaaaaaatcaaatttaagttctaatagtttaattcaaattcgaattaagAGAATTGTCAAAAACTCAAGCCACTCTTATCCACGTTTGGCTCAGCTAATCTGGAATCTCAAATTaacaattaatcaaactaaaagtAACCATTTTTCTAAATTAACACACAAACCACCAATCCCATTCAAAATAATACGTTACCCTATTGGTCAAATAATCTTATAATGGAAGATGAACATAGCCAAACAAAGTGTAATCTTCTTGGTGGAAAATGGATTAGCAACGGACGGTTGAGATTATAATAGTGATGTCTGAAAACAGAGAGCGTAACGGACGCCAAAGGGAGTGATCCACGTACGTTGTCTGATTCAAGAAAAGGAAGATGCTTCAGAATATTCTCCTTATCTCTCCAATTATCACCGCTTTCACTATAAAAGGCCCTTCCTTTCCTTCGCTTTCTCATTGCCATCACCCTCAACATGTTGCCTGATCTCACACTGTCCATCTCCGAACAACAACAACTCATAGAAAGGCTGGAGGTCTTCAAGATTCAAGGCAAAGATAAACATGGCAATAAAATCCTTCGTATCATCGGGAAATGCTTCCCTGGTATAtaattctcaattttttttctttttctttaattgtgTTTTCTTAAGCTGACGTTTTAGGGTTTCCCATGGATGATATATAGCTCGAGATCTGAGTGCTGAAGGGCTGAAGACGTATTTGGAGGAGAGGGTTTATCCCAAATTGGCGAAGAAGCGCTTTGCTGTGTTGTACCTCCACACCGGAGTTCAAAGAAGCGAGAATTTTGTGGGAATTTCAGCTTTGCGATCTATTTACGATGCTATTCCAAGCAATGTTAGAGACAATCTTCAAGCTGTTTACTTTCTTCATCCCGGTTTGCAGGCCCGCCTCTTTCTCGCTACCTTTGGCCGTCTTTTCTTCCATGGAGGGTGAGTTGAGTTACCAGTAACGAGTTACGAATTGAAGCACTTTTAGCgcttgattttttattattaattaaatgttgaTAATGGAGGGGGGGAATGATTGTGAGTGGTAGGTTGTATGGGAAGCTGAGGTACGTGAACAGGATTGATTATTTGTGGGAGCATGTCAGGAGAAAGGAGGTGGAGATTCCGGAGTTCGTGATTGATCATGATGAGGATTTGGAATGCCGTCCGATGATGGATTATGGGCTGGAGAGTGATCATCCGAGAGTCTCCTGTGCACCCGCACTCGATTCCACCGCCGTGTCTATGTACTCCATGAGATGTATCTCCTAGAAGATGCTGTGGGCCGgcgttttattttttgttaatatttttttctccatgGGCCCAGCCCAAGGTTTTGTTTGTAGGGATGGGTTTTGTGAATATATTTAGGCTAACAGCATGAAATCTCAACGTAGTATTAATCTTGGCATCAATATTTTCGAAGCCACGCTAGACGTTAACGGATGGAGGGGGCACTGTGGTCCAACTGATTGCTAGACTGTTTGATTGGTAATCggcaattttatataatttatcattaattatataatataaattattttaacacaaaaaagtTTGCAAGTGAACTGACCATTTTTGTGGGTAGTTAACGGTTCAACTGGTCAGATTCTCTGGTTAGATTCTgtatttaaaacaatatttgacATAATGTTGTAGGCATATTAAAAACTTCTGTAAATTGGGAAAAAGCAAAAAAACTGTACTGTCAAAACCAAACCCTGCTGGCAAGGTAAGGTATGACAGTTTCTGTTTTTAAGttcatcaaaataatacaaaGATTGAGAGGTTTATCTATGCTATGGTTATCTAGAGCTTTTCTTGCTCTACCATTGTTTCCAATACGGAACACAAGATTATGTAGGTTAATTTGCACTTTTATGTTTTCAGGTCAATATCATGCACAAAAGCATTTCAAGTACTTGGATTCTATTACCTtatgaaaaattagaagaaacaaTTTTTTGCCAATAAAGCACAAGTAGGTAGCTCTTCCAGTAACTTGGCAACTAGGTTTGCAAGCAGCACATGATTTTTTTCCTGGTGATGTAGATACCTAGTTTATAAGATGAAAATAAGTAGGCTTGCATTCTGTATTGTGTAGTGGTCAGATTTTCTAAGAAATCAACACCACAGAAAGCTCACACGGGGAAATTACAAAAGATCACCTGATTGAAGTTGGACATCAATTCTTTTGACAACCTTTTGTGAGAGCTCGAGGGCTGCAACTTCTTGCTCTCAGCCTTGCTTAAGATGAATTCCTGATGCATAGAGCTGATTAATTAGTTGAAATTCCAGTGAGCATCGGATAATGTAAAAGGAGATAGGATTGGCAGGATTGAGGCCAATGAACTAACTATCCTTCTGTGGTCATCCAATCCATGAAACAAACTTCTAGAAGGCAATTGATCAAGGCCAGCTTTACCTAACTCATGGTAATAGGCTTCCATTGATTTTGGAATATTAAAGTGGCAAACCATTTTGACATCTTTTCTGTCTACCCCTTACAAAGATAGATTATAGAGCCATTAGAGACATATGATACTGATGCGTACCTGTTCTGTTTCTGCAGATGATGCTTCAATTTCCAGTCTCCACGAAGTCGGCCTGCCAAGTTTAGTGTAAACAGAATGTGTCTTCTGTGTTGTAATAGCAATTGCAATGTAATGTAATTCAAAGGAACACAACTCAATTCAATGTAAATGACTTCTATTGATAATCAATGAAATACAGCTCAAATGTTCAGTGTTTATTCTGAAATGAATGCTACTGAAATACCAAATGAATTATAACCGAAATACCAATGGAACTTGGCTACAACCATGCCAGTTCCCCCTAGGCCTAAGCCCCCTAAACCCCTGAATTTGTGTTTCTTCCTGGATGCCTTTCTGCTTAGCTTGTTGCCCTTTTTAAAGCAGCAGCCTCTCATTCAAAGCTTGCTTATCTCATTTGTTTGGGTAATCCAGATGAGAGTGATTTGCTTGGTTTATCCCAGTAGATGAGGTTGTTTTGCCTGAGTTATCCAGGTAAATTTGTTAGAATTCCCAACTGCCATGGCTGTAATTGAGCTGGAAGTGAATTTCCTATCTTGCCTCTTCTTTTATAAGTATTGGTGACAGGCGGTCTATCAGATACCTGCATAACAGAACCCACCAACAGTAAAATAAGCAAACAATGACTTATCTGAAATTCATTGAAAGCATTAACAATTAGGTCACATACCATCCTGAAGGAACAGCACTAGCTCAATAATTGTGCTAAGTCCTAAGTCACACTATTTTGAGTTCATGTCATCACCAGGTGCCGAAATATGAAAAAGAACTAAACAGTGCAGCATAAATCACCTGAAAACAAGGGTTctacattaaaataaatacaataactGGCAT from Mangifera indica cultivar Alphonso chromosome 16, CATAS_Mindica_2.1, whole genome shotgun sequence includes the following:
- the LOC123198667 gene encoding thiosulfate sulfurtransferase 16, chloroplastic isoform X2; the protein is MEAASLLSFSSSPLSSLPSVPSPQNLNHRGLFLLPVSSQRFNVGISGKSLRLCPKACLRGNVEATAVPTSVPVRVAHELLQAGHRYLDVRTPEEFSASHVSGAVNVPYLYRVGSGMTKNPEFLKEVSAHFGKYDEIIVGCELGKRSLMAATDLLAAGYGGVTDMAGGYAAWRQNGLPSEL
- the LOC123198667 gene encoding thiosulfate sulfurtransferase 16, chloroplastic isoform X1 translates to MEAASLLSFSSSPLSSLPSVPSPQNLNHRGLFLLPVSSQRFNVGISGKSLRLCPKACLRGNVEATAVPTSVPVRVAHELLQAGHRYLDVRTPEEFSASHVSGAVNVPYLYRVGSGMTKNPEFLKEVSAHFGKYDEIIVGCELGKRSLMAATDLLAAVLGRFVLGLNWAWVYKCEEKLDPLTYLS
- the LOC123199455 gene encoding ganglioside-induced differentiation-associated protein 2-like — translated: MLPDLTLSISEQQQLIERLEVFKIQGKDKHGNKILRIIGKCFPARDLSAEGLKTYLEERVYPKLAKKRFAVLYLHTGVQRSENFVGISALRSIYDAIPSNVRDNLQAVYFLHPGLQARLFLATFGRLFFHGGLYGKLRYVNRIDYLWEHVRRKEVEIPEFVIDHDEDLECRPMMDYGLESDHPRVSCAPALDSTAVSMYSMRCIS